A single region of the Candidatus Acidiferrales bacterium genome encodes:
- a CDS encoding cysteine desulfurase — MSTAINRVAPVVAGFDVGRVREDFPALKQLVHDKPLVYLDNAATTQKPQLVIDAITRFYQEDCSNIHRGVHLLSERATKAYEDVRLAVQQFINAADPAEVIFVRGTTEAINLVAHSYGRTHLQAGDAVLISAMEHHSNIVPWQILCEERGARLRVVPMNGRGELLLDEYEKLLTPLTKLVAVAHVSNALGTVNPVRQIIAMAHEHGIPVLVDGAQAVPHLQVDVQELDCDFYAFSGHKMYGPTGVGVLYGKKRLLEAMPPYQGGGDMISSVTFEKTTYNRLPFKFEAGTPNIAGVIGLGAAVEYLRRIALERVAVHEHYLLAYATERISSLPGIRLIGTAQEKAAVLSFVLEGVHPHDIGTVLDQEGIAVRTGHHCAQPVMQFFGVPATARASFALYNTEEEVDALMRGICKVQEIFA; from the coding sequence ATGAGCACCGCTATCAACCGCGTTGCCCCTGTGGTCGCTGGCTTCGATGTCGGCAGGGTCAGGGAAGATTTTCCCGCGCTGAAACAACTCGTGCACGACAAACCCCTCGTATACCTGGACAACGCGGCCACGACGCAGAAACCGCAGTTGGTCATCGACGCCATCACTCGCTTTTACCAGGAGGACTGTTCGAACATCCACCGCGGCGTGCACCTGCTCTCCGAGCGCGCAACCAAGGCATACGAGGATGTGCGGCTCGCTGTCCAGCAGTTTATCAATGCTGCCGACCCCGCCGAAGTGATCTTCGTCCGCGGAACCACCGAAGCCATCAACCTAGTGGCACACAGCTACGGCAGGACGCACCTGCAGGCGGGCGACGCAGTCTTGATCTCAGCGATGGAGCACCACTCCAACATTGTGCCCTGGCAGATCTTGTGCGAGGAGAGGGGCGCGCGGCTTCGCGTCGTCCCGATGAACGGTCGCGGCGAGCTCTTGCTGGATGAGTATGAAAAGCTGCTGACACCGCTGACGAAGCTGGTGGCTGTGGCGCACGTGTCCAATGCCCTGGGCACTGTCAATCCGGTACGGCAGATCATCGCAATGGCGCACGAGCACGGCATCCCGGTTCTGGTGGATGGCGCTCAAGCAGTTCCTCACCTCCAAGTGGACGTGCAAGAGCTGGACTGTGATTTCTATGCCTTCTCCGGGCACAAGATGTACGGACCGACGGGAGTCGGCGTGTTGTACGGTAAGAAGCGGCTGCTGGAAGCCATGCCTCCTTATCAGGGCGGGGGCGACATGATCAGCTCCGTCACCTTCGAGAAGACGACCTACAATCGTCTTCCCTTCAAGTTCGAGGCGGGCACACCGAACATCGCCGGGGTCATCGGCCTGGGCGCAGCCGTCGAGTACCTAAGACGCATCGCGCTGGAACGCGTGGCGGTGCACGAGCACTACCTGCTGGCCTATGCCACGGAACGGATTTCATCGTTGCCAGGTATTCGCCTTATCGGCACGGCGCAGGAAAAGGCGGCAGTGCTTTCCTTCGTGCTCGAAGGGGTGCACCCCCACGACATCGGCACCGTCCTGGACCAGGAGGGGATCGCTGTCCGTACCGGGCACCACTGCGCGCAGCCAGTGATGCAGTTTTTTGGCGTACCAGCGACCGCACGCGCTTCGTTTGCGCTGTACAACACCGAGGAGGAGGTGGATGCCTTGATGAGAGGGATCTGTAAGGTTCAGGAGATCTTCGCCTGA
- the sufC gene encoding Fe-S cluster assembly ATPase SufC encodes MDNAMLQIKNLHVKVENHEILKGVNLKVNAGEVHSIMGPNGSGKSTLALVLARRETFQVTQGEVLFNGKDLLAMKPEEAACEGLFMAFQYPIEISGISNAYFLRAALNAIRKYRGQEEMDAMDFLPFYKEKMKLLDVDERFMNRSVNEGSSGGEKKRNEILQMALLEPKLAILDETDSGLDIDALKIVANGVNAMRSPDRATIVVTHYQRLLNYIVPDFVHVLVDGRIAKSGGKELALALEEKGYAWVEAEDHTAPVAV; translated from the coding sequence TTGGATAACGCCATGCTGCAGATTAAGAACCTGCACGTCAAAGTTGAGAACCACGAAATCCTCAAGGGGGTCAACCTGAAGGTGAATGCCGGGGAGGTGCACTCCATCATGGGGCCGAACGGCTCGGGCAAGAGCACTCTCGCGCTGGTGCTCGCCCGCCGCGAGACCTTCCAGGTCACCCAAGGCGAGGTGCTGTTCAACGGCAAGGACTTGCTGGCCATGAAGCCGGAAGAGGCAGCGTGCGAAGGCCTTTTCATGGCCTTCCAATACCCTATTGAGATCTCCGGCATCAGCAACGCCTACTTCCTGCGCGCCGCGTTGAATGCCATCCGAAAATACCGCGGTCAGGAAGAGATGGACGCGATGGACTTTCTGCCGTTCTATAAGGAAAAAATGAAACTGCTCGATGTGGACGAGCGTTTCATGAACCGCTCTGTGAACGAAGGCTCCTCCGGCGGCGAGAAGAAGCGCAATGAGATTCTGCAGATGGCGTTGCTGGAGCCCAAGCTCGCCATTCTGGACGAGACCGATTCGGGGCTCGATATCGACGCGCTGAAGATCGTGGCCAACGGCGTGAACGCCATGCGCAGCCCTGACCGGGCCACCATCGTGGTTACACACTACCAGCGCCTCCTGAACTACATCGTTCCGGATTTCGTGCACGTTCTCGTCGATGGGCGGATCGCCAAGTCGGGCGGCAAGGAGCTGGCGCTGGCGCTCGAGGAAAAAGGCTACGCCTGGGTCGAGGCCGAAGACCACACTGCCCCGGTTGCGGTTTAA
- a CDS encoding Rrf2 family transcriptional regulator, whose amino-acid sequence MRITAKEEYGLRCILQLASAPPGEPLSAAEIARREGLSCPYVEKLLWTLKKAGFTKSHRGVKGGYVLARPPEQISLGDVERALGGLWTTEDICDRYTGQRRTCIHDKDCRLRPVWRGITEYVVGVMDGIPISQILGKETLVELSLGKTFRSPAQV is encoded by the coding sequence ATGAGAATCACCGCCAAAGAAGAGTACGGCCTCCGCTGCATCTTGCAATTGGCTTCCGCGCCCCCCGGGGAGCCTCTCAGCGCTGCCGAAATTGCGCGTCGGGAGGGGCTCTCTTGTCCCTACGTTGAAAAGCTGCTCTGGACCCTGAAGAAGGCTGGTTTCACCAAGAGCCACCGAGGGGTCAAAGGCGGCTACGTTCTGGCGAGACCCCCCGAGCAAATCAGTCTCGGCGACGTGGAAAGGGCGCTCGGTGGCCTCTGGACGACGGAGGACATCTGCGATCGCTATACGGGCCAACGTAGGACTTGTATCCACGACAAGGACTGCCGCCTGCGTCCGGTCTGGAGGGGCATCACGGAATACGTTGTGGGGGTGATGGACGGCATTCCAATCTCCCAGATCCTGGGCAAGGAAACACTGGTCGAACTGTCGTTGGGAAAAACATTTCGCTCGCCTGCTCAGGTTTAG
- a CDS encoding inositol monophosphatase family protein, producing MSHYLDVAVEVARQAGKLLLAHFDRGVQASYKGGADLITEADRRSEELIVERLRSYFPKHSVVAEEGGGRPAESPFCWYVDPLDGTTNFVHRYPCFAVSIALMQEKDLLAGVVYDPVREELFRAERGGGAFLNHRPIRVSLTERLAESLLGTGFTTQKRHPNPNIGYYQKFTLCSHGVRRDGSAALDLCYVACGRFDGFWELNLKAWDTAAGTLIVREAGGVVTDFSGRPYQPGDPEIAASNARIHTQFQAVFAEVAALAGSSTGG from the coding sequence GTGAGTCACTACCTCGACGTTGCTGTTGAAGTCGCCCGCCAGGCGGGGAAGCTCTTGCTCGCTCACTTCGACCGCGGCGTCCAGGCCTCCTACAAGGGAGGAGCGGACCTGATCACCGAGGCCGATCGCCGGTCGGAAGAACTGATTGTCGAGCGCCTGCGCAGTTATTTTCCCAAGCATTCAGTGGTGGCCGAGGAGGGCGGGGGACGTCCCGCCGAATCCCCGTTTTGCTGGTACGTTGACCCGCTCGACGGCACTACCAATTTCGTTCACCGCTATCCCTGCTTTGCCGTCTCCATTGCCTTGATGCAAGAAAAGGACTTGCTGGCCGGCGTTGTCTATGATCCGGTGCGCGAAGAGCTTTTCCGGGCCGAGCGCGGCGGCGGGGCCTTCCTGAACCACCGGCCGATTCGCGTTTCCCTCACCGAGCGACTGGCCGAAAGCCTCCTTGGCACCGGCTTTACGACCCAGAAGCGTCATCCCAACCCGAACATCGGCTACTATCAGAAGTTCACGCTATGCTCTCACGGGGTTCGACGGGATGGCTCAGCCGCGCTCGATCTTTGCTACGTTGCTTGCGGACGGTTTGATGGCTTCTGGGAATTGAACCTGAAGGCGTGGGATACCGCCGCCGGCACGCTCATCGTCCGCGAGGCCGGAGGGGTGGTGACCGACTTCAGCGGCCGGCCGTATCAACCGGGCGATCCGGAAATCGCCGCCAGCAACGCGCGCATCCATACCCAGTTCCAGGCCGTGTTTGCCGAAGTGGCCGCCCTCGCTGGCTCTTCGACGGGCGGCTGA
- the sufB gene encoding Fe-S cluster assembly protein SufB produces the protein MGTDTRALEALANREYKYGFVTEIEADSAPRGLNEDIIRLISAKKNEPEWMLEWRLKSYRHWAKLEKAAAEPKWANIHYGPIDYQDIIYYSAPKPKATLNSLDEMDPAVLATFEKLGIPLAEQQRLAGVAVDAVFDSVSVATTFKEKLAELGIIFCSFSEAVQEHPELVQKYLGSVVPYTDNFFATLNSAVFSDGSFVYVPKGVRCPMELSTYFRINAKDTGQFERTLIIADEGSYVSYLEGCTAPMRDENQLHAAVVELIAHDNATIKYSTIQNWYPGDKDGKGGIYNFVTKRGKALGKNSKISWTQVETGAAITWKYPGVILQGDNSIGEFYSVALTNNYQQADTGTKMIHIGKNTRSTIIAKGISAGHGQNTYRGLVKILQGATRARNYTQCDSLLIGEKCGAHTFPYIEVKNSTARMEHEASTSKIGDDQIFYLQQRGLSKEDAVSMIINGFCKQVFRNLPMEFAVEAQKLLSVSLEGSVG, from the coding sequence ATGGGCACTGACACGAGGGCCTTAGAAGCCCTTGCCAACCGCGAATACAAGTACGGGTTTGTCACGGAAATCGAGGCCGATTCGGCACCTCGCGGCCTGAACGAGGACATCATCCGCCTGATCTCGGCCAAGAAGAATGAGCCCGAGTGGATGCTCGAATGGCGGCTGAAGTCCTATCGGCACTGGGCGAAACTCGAAAAAGCGGCCGCAGAGCCCAAGTGGGCGAACATTCACTATGGCCCGATCGACTACCAAGACATCATCTACTACTCGGCGCCGAAACCGAAAGCCACGCTGAACAGCCTCGATGAGATGGACCCAGCGGTGCTGGCCACGTTCGAAAAGCTGGGTATCCCCCTGGCGGAACAACAGCGCCTGGCCGGCGTTGCGGTCGATGCGGTCTTCGACAGCGTGTCGGTGGCAACCACATTCAAGGAGAAGCTCGCTGAACTGGGGATCATCTTTTGCTCCTTTTCTGAGGCGGTGCAGGAGCACCCCGAGCTGGTCCAGAAGTATCTCGGGTCGGTCGTACCTTACACCGATAACTTTTTTGCGACGTTGAACTCTGCCGTCTTCAGCGACGGCTCGTTTGTCTATGTGCCTAAGGGTGTGCGTTGCCCCATGGAGCTGTCGACGTACTTCCGCATCAATGCCAAGGATACCGGCCAGTTCGAGCGCACTCTGATTATCGCGGATGAAGGCAGCTACGTGAGCTACCTGGAAGGGTGCACTGCCCCGATGCGGGATGAGAACCAACTGCATGCCGCTGTCGTTGAGCTGATTGCCCACGACAACGCCACCATCAAATACTCGACCATCCAGAACTGGTACCCAGGCGACAAAGACGGCAAGGGCGGCATTTACAACTTCGTGACCAAGCGCGGAAAGGCGCTGGGAAAGAACTCCAAGATCTCCTGGACGCAGGTTGAAACCGGTGCCGCAATCACTTGGAAGTACCCCGGCGTCATCCTGCAAGGGGACAACTCTATCGGCGAATTTTACTCGGTGGCTCTCACCAATAACTACCAGCAGGCCGACACCGGCACCAAGATGATCCACATCGGTAAGAACACGCGGAGCACGATCATCGCTAAGGGCATTTCAGCCGGCCATGGCCAGAACACCTACCGCGGGCTGGTTAAGATCCTCCAGGGCGCCACGCGAGCTCGCAACTACACGCAGTGCGATTCGCTGCTCATCGGTGAAAAATGTGGAGCCCACACCTTCCCCTACATCGAGGTGAAGAACTCGACGGCGCGCATGGAGCACGAAGCGTCCACATCGAAGATCGGCGACGACCAGATCTTCTACCTGCAGCAGCGCGGCCTGTCCAAGGAAGATGCGGTTTCGATGATCATTAACGGCTTCTGCAAGCAGGTCTTCCGAAACCTGCCTATGGAGTTCGCCGTCGAGGCGCAGAAACTGCTGAGTGTGAGCCTGGAAGGGAGTGTTGGATAA
- a CDS encoding SUF system NifU family Fe-S cluster assembly protein yields the protein MAELRDVRDLYQDMILEHCKKPRNFRSLPQANRKAEGYNPLCGDHFTVYLQLENDAVKDISFEGSGCAISKASASMMTASLKGKTKSQAQELFARFHRLVTSQATEPHDGADVGKLVVFSGVSEFPVRVKCATLAWHTMLAALEEKTETVSTE from the coding sequence ATGGCAGAACTGCGAGACGTTCGGGACCTTTATCAGGATATGATCCTGGAGCATTGCAAGAAGCCACGCAACTTTCGGTCCTTGCCTCAGGCAAACCGGAAGGCGGAGGGCTACAACCCACTCTGCGGCGACCACTTCACGGTGTACCTGCAACTCGAGAATGACGCGGTCAAGGATATCAGCTTTGAAGGTTCGGGCTGCGCCATCTCCAAAGCTTCGGCCTCGATGATGACCGCCAGCCTCAAGGGTAAGACCAAGAGCCAGGCACAGGAGCTGTTCGCGCGGTTTCACCGGCTCGTTACTAGCCAGGCGACCGAGCCACACGATGGAGCCGATGTCGGCAAGTTGGTTGTCTTTTCGGGTGTTTCCGAGTTCCCGGTGCGGGTGAAGTGCGCCACCCTAGCCTGGCATACGATGCTAGCTGCCCTCGAGGAGAAAACGGAGACTGTTTCGACCGAGTAG
- the sufD gene encoding Fe-S cluster assembly protein SufD, with protein MITTTQQLQSYLQAFDQSQKQAPAHNQEAWLRGVREDAFTRFCQLGFPTVHEEDWRFTNVAPIAESTFQLSERGLDGVTDHDVAPYRLAGLASQLVFVNGRYAPGLSRLTLGHKGLKVASLAEAILKEREKVEPHFARYADYRQEAFTALNTAFFEDGAFVFIPRGMVLEEPIYLLYLNVSSETPLMAHPRNLIVAEEDSQATVLEDYVSLRPGVSFSSVVTEMVAGEHTVLHHYRIEREDTQVFHVSTLRTQQGRSASVSSHSVLLGGALVRNNVHPVLAGEGGECLINGLFIGNGRQHMDNYMKVEHASAHCASRQFYNGILDGESRGVFHGRIIVHKDAQKTDAKQTNRNLLLSDGAQMDTKPQLEIHADDVKCTHGATIGQIDEEAFFYLRSRGLDEASARGLLLFAFASECLERMKPGSIRSYLERIITQSLPQAMYPEAVR; from the coding sequence GTGATCACGACCACGCAACAGCTCCAGAGCTACCTCCAAGCCTTCGACCAGTCGCAGAAGCAGGCGCCGGCCCATAACCAGGAGGCTTGGCTGCGGGGTGTGCGCGAGGACGCTTTTACCCGCTTCTGCCAGTTGGGCTTCCCGACGGTCCATGAGGAGGACTGGCGCTTCACCAACGTTGCCCCCATTGCCGAGAGCACATTCCAGCTCTCTGAGCGCGGATTGGACGGAGTCACCGATCACGACGTTGCTCCCTACAGGTTGGCGGGTCTGGCCTCTCAGCTAGTGTTTGTGAACGGGCGGTACGCGCCGGGGCTCTCGCGCCTGACGCTGGGACACAAAGGGCTGAAGGTTGCCAGCCTCGCCGAAGCGATCCTGAAGGAGCGGGAAAAGGTCGAACCGCATTTCGCCCGCTACGCCGATTACCGCCAGGAGGCCTTTACGGCGCTGAACACGGCGTTCTTCGAGGACGGCGCGTTCGTGTTCATCCCGCGGGGCATGGTGCTCGAAGAGCCTATCTATCTTCTGTATCTCAATGTCAGCAGCGAGACACCACTGATGGCGCACCCGCGCAACCTGATCGTGGCCGAAGAGGACAGCCAAGCCACGGTCCTCGAGGACTATGTCTCGCTGAGACCGGGCGTGTCGTTCTCCAGCGTCGTGACCGAGATGGTCGCGGGCGAGCACACGGTGCTTCACCACTACAGAATCGAACGCGAGGATACGCAAGTGTTTCACGTCTCCACGCTGCGCACCCAGCAAGGACGCAGCGCGAGTGTCAGTTCGCACTCGGTGCTGCTGGGCGGCGCTCTGGTGCGCAACAACGTGCACCCGGTGCTGGCCGGCGAGGGCGGCGAATGCCTGATCAACGGCCTGTTCATCGGGAACGGCCGACAGCACATGGACAACTACATGAAGGTGGAGCACGCGAGCGCGCACTGCGCCAGCCGCCAGTTCTACAACGGCATCCTGGACGGAGAGTCACGCGGCGTCTTCCACGGGCGGATCATCGTGCACAAAGACGCGCAGAAAACCGATGCCAAGCAAACCAACCGCAACCTGCTCCTGTCCGATGGGGCGCAGATGGACACGAAGCCGCAGCTTGAAATCCATGCCGACGACGTGAAGTGCACTCACGGCGCCACGATCGGCCAGATCGATGAGGAAGCGTTTTTCTACTTGCGCTCGCGCGGCCTGGATGAGGCTTCGGCCCGAGGCCTGCTGCTGTTCGCCTTTGCTAGTGAGTGCCTGGAGCGCATGAAGCCGGGTTCGATCCGCAGCTACCTGGAAAGGATCATCACGCAGTCTTTGCCCCAGGCAATGTATCCGGAGGCGGTCCGATGA